A window of Scophthalmus maximus strain ysfricsl-2021 chromosome 10, ASM2237912v1, whole genome shotgun sequence contains these coding sequences:
- the sertad2b gene encoding SERTA domain-containing protein 2b, with protein sequence MFGKGAKRKLDEDEEGLEGKTLEASVVGAGLGLCPEGLSKVSYTLQRQTIFNISLMKLYSQRPLGEPSLERRVLINNMLRRIQDELKQEGSLRPLLLPPSPPPDDPMDEGFREAPPSFGVLSTAATPQVSQPSALLMPVIVPPPSPHPMVPPNCQASQACLSRVEACPAPLEACLTPASLLEEDGGDSTFCAPPTPPLSPPPAQSPPLPSALLSQVSPRVPVPPSSGDGFPSTLSDIELGPPTAITRTAAANITTVTTSPAPTPLARPPQLSPLPPPRDCRTVGSKPEAAGVLLAEARCTELRPMDTLPTLPPGGLVDISSCPSSAPSSASPSGFLTDLALDDVLFADIDTSMYDFDPCTTAGAVGVTASGGLAKLSPVVTTDDLLKSLASPYSGSAPQVSANQPFKIDLTELDHIMEVLVGS encoded by the coding sequence ATGTTCGGTAAAGGTGCGAAGCGGAAGCTggacgaggatgaagaggggCTGGAAGGCAAAACGCTGGAGGCGTCGGTGGTGGGAGCGGGACTGGGCCTCTGTCCAGAGGGCCTGTCCAAGGTGTCGTACACCCTGCAGCGCCAGACCATCTTCAACATCTCCCTGATGAAGTTGTACAGCCAGCGGCCTCTTGGCGAGCCCAGCCTGGAGCGCCGCGTCCTCATCAACAACATGCTGCGACGCATCCAGGACGAACTCAAGCAGGAGGGCTCCCTGCGGCCGCTGCTCCTgccgccgtcgccgccgcctGACGACCCCATGGACGAGGGCTTCCGCGAGGCGCCGCCCTCCTTTGGTGTTTTGTCCACGGCGGCGACACCACAGGTATCCCAGCCTTCTGCACTGTTGATGCCGGTGATTGTTCCTCCGCCTTCACCCCACCCAATGGTGCCTCCCAACTGCCAGGCATCCCAGGCGTGCCTCAGCCGTGTGGAGGCCTGCCCCGCCCCTTTGGAAGCCTGTCTCACTCCAGCCTCTTTactggaggaggatggaggagattCAACCTTCTGTGCTCCGCCCACTCCACCTCTGTCACCCCCCCCAGCGCAGTCTCCCCCGTTACCTTCGGCACTTCTGAGCCAGGTGTCCCCCAGGGTCCCTGTGCCTCCCTCGTCAGGTGACGGTTTCCCCTCCACTCTGAGTGACATCGAGTTGGGTCCTCCCACAGCCATAACAAGGACAGCAGCAGCTAATATTACGACCGTGACTACCTCCCCAGCTCCCACGCCACTCGCCCGCCCCCCCCAGTTatcacccctccctccacctaGAGACTGCAGGACCGTGGGTTCTAAACCAGAGGCGGCTGGCGTCTTGCTAGCAGAAGCTCGCTGTACCGAGCTCCGGCCGATGGACACTCTGCCcacactgccccctggtggcttgGTAGACATTTCCTCCTGTCCTTCCTCCGCTCCTTCCTCCGCCTCGCCCTCGGGGTTCCTCACAGACTTGGCGCTGGACGATGTCCTGTTCGCTGACATTGACACGTCCATGTATGACTTTGACCCCTGTACGACAGCGGGGGCTGTGGGCGTGACAGCCAGCGGGGGCCTCGCCAAACTGTCACCGGTGGTGACGACCGACGACCTCCTCAAATCGCTGGCGTCGCCGTACAGCGGCTCTGCCCCACAGGTTTCAGCCAATCAGCCTTTCAAAATAGATTTGACAGAACTGGACCACATCATGGAGGTGCTGGTGGGATCGTGA